From a region of the Fusarium verticillioides 7600 chromosome 9, whole genome shotgun sequence genome:
- a CDS encoding potassium/sodium efflux P-type ATPase, fungal-type, translating into MAAEYPKHPFLLTIEETAQALDTSIDKGLTSQQVAEAQQKYPKNELDVGGTVPWYSILTKQLLNAMIIVLAFAMALSFGIKDYIEGGVLVFVIVLNVTIGFWQEYRAEKRMDALRALSSPSAMVLRDGKTQVISNPEVVPGDIVLLKMGDTVPADLRLFEAMNLACEEGQLTGESIPVEKITENNIAAPGTEKPVESEDEIGIGDRVNMAYATTVVRKGRGRGIVTATGMSTEVGKIAASTSKKTRKAGRSMNYKKYGKRQPFVGASKRTWDVIGKFLGLTEGTPLQRKLSALAYVLFGCAIILAIVVFAVNKFDMKNEVIIYATSLGIAIIPESLVAVLTITMVVAVTVMRKANVVVRDLSALEALGGVTNICSDKTGTLTEGAMIVRKAWIPSSHIYTVRDSQSPNDPTKGRVTYSKQSDEPEEKEAPRDYDRERSAAVLKFDVPDEKLNQNNAQPKKPVPEVECEMTDELKAFLLSSALCNLATVRYDDEEEKWQVTGEPTEIALQVFTHRFNSGKKTLEGEGWKQIAEFPFDSSIKRMSVIYDAPEGAMGSIIDTSNSMVFTKGAVERILDLCDYAGTGPDQQPMTDELKESVLEQMNSLASQGQRVLAIAYRPWDGRFTAKQASSPAEDEKLRTEVEQGLILLGLAGIYDPPRRETKPSIAECSNAGIRVHMLTGDHPETAKAIAKEVGIIPKNLSILPDHVAKSIVQKATDFDRMTDEEIDALEELPLVIARCAPDTKTRMIDALRRRGAFMAMTGDGVNDAPSLSRADVGIAMGSGSDVAKSASKIVLTDDKFNSIVAAIREGRRMFDNIQKFVLHLLTSNVGEVILLVCGLAFVDDSGFSVFPVSPLQIIWINMATSSFPAFGLGREQGAQDIMRKPPQDKKRGVFTNQIIIDMIVYGIIMGACTMCTFVIIVYGANGGNLGFECNQRYSEECIPVFKARAATFAELTWLILISAWEFKSLRRSVFRLNPDDDSKFPVFKDIYSNRFLFWSVIIGGLSVFPVVYIPVLNHKFFKHTGITWEWALAVGFTVVFVAGIELWKMTKRHFHLLEDAPVRRGVWGQGGEDGGRLARTMSLSSFKTWASFSRKDTGESLGKRSTSRGPTDRHIVPQGLAATEA; encoded by the exons ATGGCGGCCGAATACCCCAAGCACCCGTTTCTCCTCACAATCGAGGAGACGGCGCAAGCTCTCGACACCAGCATCGACAAGGGGCTTACCAGCCAACAagttgctgaagctcagcaaaAATATCCCAAGAATGAGCTAGATGTGGGCGGTACTGTGCCATGGTACAGTATTTTGACCAAGCAGCTACTCAATGCCATGATCATT GTTCTTGCATTTGCCATGGCTCTGAGTTTCGGTATCAAAGACTACATCGAAGGTGGTGtgcttgtctttgttatCGTCCTCAACGTCACCATTGGTTTCTGGCAAGAGTATCGCGCTGAGAAGCGCATGGATGCTCTCCGagctctctcctctcccagtGCCATGGTTCTTCGCGATGGAAAGACTCAGGTTATTTCCAA CCCCGAAGTCGTTCCTGGTGACATCGTCCTCCTCAAGATGGGCGACACCGTCCCCGCCGATCTCCGCCTCTTTGAAGCCATGAACCTTGCTTGCGAGGAAGGCCAACTCACCGGCGAGTCGATCCCCGTCGAGAAGATTACCGAAAACAATATCGCCGCTCCCGGAACAGAGAAGCCTGTCGAGtccgaggatgagatcggTATTGGTGACCGTGTCAACATGGCATATGCCACCACCGTCGTCCGAAAGGGCCGTGGTCGCGGTATCGTCACTGCTACTGGTATGTCCACTGAGGTCGGTAAGATTGCTGCCTCTACTTCCAAGAAGACTCGCAAGGCTGGCCGATCCATGAACTACAAGAAGTATGGAAAGCGACAGCCCTTTGTTGGTGCTTCCAAGCGAACTTGGGATGTTATCGGCAAGTTCTTGGGCCTCACTGAGGGAACCCCTCTCCAGCGAAAGCTTTCCGCTCTTGCTTATGTCCTTTTCGGTTGtgccatcatcctcgctATCGTCGTGTTTGCTGTCAACAAGTTCGACATGAAGAACGAGGTTATTATCTATGCTACTTCTCTGGGTATCGCTATTATCCCCGAGTCCTTGGTGGCTGTCTTGACTATCACCATGGTCGTTGCTGTTACTGTAATGCGCAAGGCCAACGTGGTTGTTCGAGATCTCTCCGCCCTCGAGGCTCTTGGAGGTGTTACCAACATTTGCTCCGACAAGACTGGCACTCTCACCGAAGGCGCCATGATTGTTCGCAAGGCTTGGATCCCCTCTTCTCACATCTACACTGTTCGCGACTCTCAGAGCCCCAACGATCCCACCAAGGGCCGAGTCACATACTCCAAGCAGAGCGATGAGCccgaagagaaggaggcccCTCGTGACTACGATCGCGAGCGGAGTGCTGCTGTCCTCAAGTTTGATGTTCCcgatgagaagctcaaccagAACAATGCCCAACCCAAGAAGCCTGTGCCCGAGGTTGAGTGCGAGATGACTGATGAACTTAAAGCTTTCTTACTTTCTTCCGCTCTTTGCAATTTGGCTACTGTTCGatacgatgatgaagaggagaagtgGCAGGTTACCGGTGAGCCCACCGAAATTGCCCTCCAGGTCTTCACCCACCGCTTCAACTCTGGAaagaagactcttgaggGTGAGGGCTGGAAGCAAATTGCCGAATTCCCCTTCGACAGCTCTATCAAGAGAATGTCCGTCATCTACGATGCCCCCGAGGGCGCCATGGGTTCCATTATCGACACTTCCAACTCAATGGTCTTCACCAAGGGTGCTGTCGAGCGTATCTTGGATCTCTGTGACTACGCCGGCACAGGACCTGACCAGCAGCCCATGActgatgagctcaaggagagTGTTCTTGAACAGATGAACAGTCTTGCTTCCCAGGGTCAGCGTGTCCTGGCTATCGCCTACCGGCCTTGGGATGGTCGTTTCACTGCCAAGCAAGCCTCTTCTCCcgccgaggacgagaagcTTCGAACCGAGGTCGAACAGGGTCttatcctccttggtcttgctggtaTCTACGATCCTCCTCGCCGTGAAACCAAGCCCTCTATCGCCGAGTGTTCCAACGCTGGCATCCGAGTTCATATGCTTACTGGTGATCACCCGGAGACCGCTAAGGCCATCGCCAAGGAAGTCGGTATTATCCCCAAGAACCTCAGCATTCTGCCTGATCACGTCGCCAAGTCCATTGTTCAGAAGGCGACCGATTTTGATAGAATgaccgatgaagagatcgatgCTCTCGAGGAACTTCCCCTTGTTATTGCCCGTTGCGCTCCCGACACCAAAACCCGCATGATCGACGCTCTCCGTCGTCGTGGCGCCTTCATGGCTATgactggtgatggtgtcaaCGATGCCCCTTCTCTGTCTCGTGCCGACGTCGGTATTGCCATGGGTTCCGGTTCTGATGTGGCCAAGTCTGCCTCCAAGATCGTACTCACCGATGATAAGTTCAACTCCATCGTCGCTGCTATCCGTGAAGGTCGTCGCATGTTCGACAACATCCAGAAGTTcgtcctccatctcctgaCTTCCAACGTTGGTGAGGTTATCCTCCTGGTTTGCGGTCTCGCTTTTGTCGACGACAGTGGCTTCTCTGTGTTCCCCGTCTCGCCTCTTCAAATTATCTGGATCAATATGGCTACTTCGTCGTTCCCTGCCTTCGGACTGGGTCGCGAGCAGGGTGCTCAGGACATCATGCGCAAGCCTCCACAGGACAAGAAGCGCGGTGTCTTTACCAACCAGATCATCATTGACATGATTGTCTACGGTATTATCATGGGTGCTTGCACAATGTGCACttttgtcatcatcgtctaTGGTGCCAATGGCGGTAACCTCGGCTTCGAGTGCAACCAGCGATACTCTGAGGAGTGTATCCCCGTGTTCAAGGCTCGCGCTGCCACTTTTGCTGAACTGACATGGCTTATCCTCATCTCTGCTTGGGAGTTCAAGAGTCTGCGCCGCTCCGTCTTCCGCCTCAACCCTGACGACGACAGCAAGTTCCCCGTGTTCAAGGACATCTACTCCAACCGCTTCCTGTTCTGGTCCGtcatcattggtggtctGTCCGTCTTCCCTGTCGTCTACATTCCCGTCCTGAACcacaagttcttcaagcacACTGGCATCACTTGGGAGTGGGCcctggctgttggcttcaCTGTTGTGTTCGTTGCCGGCATTGAGCTCTGGAAGATGACCAAGCGACACTTCCACCTTCTTGAGGACGCTCCTGTCCGCCGCGGTGTCTGGGGCCAGGGTGGCGAAGACGGTGGTCGCCTTGCTCGAACCATGTCTCTGTCCAGCTTCAAGACCTGGGCATCTTTCTCTCGAAAGGACACTGGCGAGTCTCTCGGAAAGCGAAGCACCTCTCGTGGACCTACCGATCGACACATTGTGCCTCAAGGCCTTGCAGCCACCGAGGCCTAA
- a CDS encoding ribonuclease H2 subunit C has translation MSQSILSLTPDENKSKAVANLLPCRIHHDGPIDQASAFWTPATTDEGTKLAYFRGRKLQGKVVKMPEQCRGVVVERAPENDPKSANEDVVEDLDADQEPEQIGSMKITAEFDEMVVWGHETVADASADPYVRSMEEWLQMADRIHSYSPSADTTQK, from the exons ATGTCGCAATCAATACTCTCATTAACACCCGACGAGAACAAATCCAAAGCTGTGGCGAATCTTTTGCCATGTCGTATACACCATGATGGGCCAATTGACCAGGCATCGGCATTTTGGACTCCTGCTACTACGGATG AGGGCACAAAGCTAGCATATTTTCGAGGTAGAAAACTTCAAGGAAAGGTGGTAAAAATGCCAGAACAGTGTCgaggtgttgttgtcgaACGAGCGCCCGAAAACGACCCCAAAAGTGCCAACGAGGACGTGGTAGAGGATCTCGATGCCgaccaagagccagaacAAATAGGAAGCATGAAAATAACTGCCGAGTTTGACGAGATGGTCGTTTGGGGACACGAGACCGTGGCAGACGCCAGTGCAGATCCTTATGTTCGCAGTATGGAGGAGTGGCTTCAGATGGCCGATCGG ATTCACTCTTACTCGCCCTCTGCAGACACGACACAAAAATAA
- a CDS encoding phosphoribosylamine-glycine ligase, with translation MTERDLQVLVIGKGAREHALAWQLSRARSVKHVFVFPGNAGTHGVAASNSTAGISALEGVSGSEYHNLAKRAKEIGIGLAVVGPDDDVVNGIEEFFRKVGVPCFAPSREAAELEGSKVFAKEFMNRFDIPTAHHRSFDNLEAASAYVRHVFTDKDHRIVIKANGLAAGKGVALPETLEEALQDLRGIMSDGKYSTAGSSVVIEEFMDGYEISILTFSDGKTFFSLPPGQDHKRILEGNKGPNTGGMGVYSPVPMVTADVLQKIDQVILKPTFDALAKEGRPFCGLLFTGVMVTKSGPKVIEYNVRFGDPETQSSMLLIHEDTDLASVMLSCTSGTLAQVKNSIRIKPGFACNVVIASGGYPGDYETGKVASLSSPPEGVVIFHAGTRKEDHLLKSTGGRVFSVAAYGDTLEEARRKAYMGVDCVSFEGMVYRKDIALGGLAK, from the exons ATGACTGAAAGAGACCTCCAGGTGCTTGTTATCGGGAAAGGTGCCCGAGAGCATGCCCTGGCCTGGCAGCTGAGCCGAGCCAGATCAGTCAAACATGTTTTTGTATTCCCTGGCAATGCTGGCACACATGGAGTTGCAGCCAGCAATAGCACAGCCGGGATTTCTGCCCTTGAAGGCGTCAGTGGCTCGGAATATCACAACCTGGCGAAGCGTGCCAAAGAAATCGGTATAGGTTTGGCAGTTGTTGGGCCTGATGACGACGTGGTGAATGGCATCGAAGAATTCTTTCGCAAAG TTGGCGTGCCTTGCTTCGCACCTTCGCGCGAGGCCGCAGAACTTGAGGGCTCCAAAGTCTTTGCGAAGGAGTTTATGAATAGATTTGACATTCCGACTGCCCACCACCGGAGCTTTGACAACCTCGAGGCTGCCAGTGCATACGTGCGCCATGTTTTCACCGACAAAGACCACCGTATCGTCATCAAGGCAAACGGCCTCGCCGCAGGTAAGGGCGTGGCTCTCCCTGAAACACTAGAAGAAGCACTGCAAGATCTTCGCGGCATCATGAGCGACGGCAAATATTCTACAGCGGGCTCCTCAGTCGTAATCGAAGAGTTCATGGACGGATACGAGATCAGCATCTTGACCTTTAGCGACGGcaagaccttcttctctcttccgcCTGGGCAAGACCATAAGCGTATTCTAGAGGGAAATAAGGGACCCAACACTGGAGGCATGGGCGTTTACTCACCTGTGCCAATGGTGACCGCAGATGTCTTACAGAAGATTGATCAAGTCATCTTGAAACCTACATTTGATGCTCTAGCAAAAGAAG GCCGTCCTTTCTGTGGCCTGCTGTTCACTGGAGTCATGGTCACCAAATCGGGCCCTAAAGTTATCGAGTATAACGTTCGCTTTGGCGACCCGGAAACCCAAAGCTCGATGCTTCTTATTCACGAAGACACCGACCTCGCAAGTGTCATGCTATCATGTACAAGTGGGACACTCGCACAAGTGAAGAACAGCATCAGAATTAAGCCAGGTTTCGCATGCAATGTTGTTATTGCATCCGGCGGATACCCAGGGGACTACGAAACTGGAAAGGTTGCTTCACTGAGTTCTCCACCAGAGGGGGTGGTTATCTTTCACGCTGGGACTCGTAAGGAGGATCATTTGCTGAAGTCCACGGGAGGGCGTGTCTTTTCGGTTGCTGCTTACGGTGATACCCTTGAAGAGGCACGTCGCAAGGCATATATGGGTGTTGACTGCGTGTCTTTTGAAGGCATGGTGTACAGGAAGGACATTGCTTTAGGGGGTCTGGCCAAATAA
- a CDS encoding membrane dipeptidase codes for MADSSPIVASPPRRNSQQADTPQSTTSTNNNRDGALVLHANSSATAWWSQFRYPVITAGIVLLLSPFTFLWPGQQSIDPTNYAERTKRILKTTPLIDGHNDLPFMLRLELKNRIYDERFDFTNRLLGHTDLQRLRQGMVGGQFWSVYVDCDEQQKHFEDPSWIVRDTLEQIDVTRRFIQEHPKDLEYCDTAACARKAFKAGRIASMIGIEGGHQVGGSVASLRQMYELGVRYMTITHNCDNAFAMAASTVASGSADTGLAKLGKVAIKEMNRLGMMVDLSHVSHQTMRDVLSIARAPVIFSHSGAYAIEPHLRNVPDDVLRQVKHNGGIVMAVFLNRFLNMKHPEQASIHDVADHIFHIAEVCGWTCVGIGADFFGMSNVPIGLEDVSKYPSLMEVLMQRGATDEQIRLLAGENILRVWRNIEKSAKAIQATGEKPVEEEYEGREWHKGFSTDPYMLRGGLEEALRNGAKIEEDVFDLDAEGRPKILST; via the exons ATGGCCGATTCGTCACCGATAGTGGCCTCGCCGCCCCGACGGAATAGCCAGCAGGCCGACACTCCTCAATCAACCACATCGACTAATAACAATCGCGACGGGGCATTGGTACTACACGCCAATTCCTCAGCCACAGCTTGGTGGTCACAATTTCGATATCCAGTCATTACTGCTGGGATCGTGCTCTTACTGAGTCCCTTCACCTTCTTATGGCCTGGTCAACAGTCGATCGATCCCACGAATTATGCAGAGCGTACCAAGCGAATCCTCAAGACGACGCC TCTAATTGACGGCCACAATGATTTACCGTTCATGCTCCGCCTTGAACTCAAGAACCGCATCTACGATGAACGTTTCGACTTTACTAATCGATTGCTGGGCCATACAGATCTACAGCGTCTGAGGCAAGGCATGGTCGGAGGTCAATTCTGGAGCGTGTATGTAGACTGTGATGAACAGCAAAAGCACTTTGAGGATCCTTCT TGGATCGTTCGAGACACGCTTGAACAAATCGATGTGACTCGACGCTTCATCCAAGAGCACCCCAAAGACTTGGAGTATTGCGATACAGCGGCCTGTGCTAGGAAGGCCTTCAAAGCAGGCCGCATCGCAAGCATGATTGGCATTGAAGGTGGCCACCAGGTTGGTGGCAGCGTTGCAAGCCTTCGGCAGATGTACGAACTGGGAGTGCGATACATGACTATTACTCACAATTGTGATAATGCATTCGCTATGGCAGCTTCAACTGTTGCCTCCGGATCTGCGGACACTGGACTTGCAAAGCTTGGAAAGGTAGCCATCAAAGAGATGAACAGGTTGGGAATGATGGTTGATCTATCGCACGTTTCTCATCAGACAATGAGGGATGTTCTCAGTATTGCTAGAGCGCCGGTAATCTTCTCGCATTCTGGAGCATACGCTATTGAGCCGCATCTCCGAAATGTCCCCGACGATGTTCTTCGACAGGTCAAGCACAACGGCGGCATAGTTATGGCCGTGTTTCTCAATCGTTTCCTCAACATGAAGCATCCCGAGCAAGCATCAATACACGATGTGGCTGATCACATCTTCCACATCGCAGAAGTATGTGGCTGGACTTGCGTTGGAATCGGTGCGGATTTCTTTGGCATGTCAAATGTGCCTATTGGACTAGAGGATGTTTCAAAATATCCCAGTTTGATGGAGGTGCTCATGCAGCGAGGTGCAACAGATGAGCAGATTCGTCTGCTTGCAGGAGAAAACATTCTCCGGGTTTGGAGAAATATTGAAAAGAGCGCTAAAGCAATTCAGGCTACAGGTGAGAAACCTGTCGAAGAGGAATATGAAGGACGAGAATGGCATAAGGGATTTTCAACTGATCCCTACATGCTGAGGGGAGGCCTTGAGGAGGCCTTGAGGAATGgggccaagattgaggaaGATGTCTTCGATTTAGATGCCGAAGGAAGGCCAAAGATTCTGTCTACTTAG
- a CDS encoding histone acetyltransferase htatip, whose translation MTQNPTEVSRIRNISKVQFGRFDLYPWYFSPYPEIFSQEDVIFICEFCLSYYGDEKAFTRHRRKCTLQHPPGNELYRNEDISFFEIDGRRQRTWCRNLCLLSKMFLDHKTLYYDVDPFLFYVMTARTEKGCHLVGYFSKEKESADGYNVACILTMPQYQRKGYGRLLIQFSYELSRIEGKLGSPEKPLSDLGLLSYRQYWSENILELLMGYNEREEKVTIEAISTALAMTTQDVEHTLQALRMQVYHKSDHKIVIPEKLIQQREKTKLKRKRTVDPTKIQWKPPVFTASSRTWGW comes from the coding sequence CGATGACACAGAACCCGACCGAAGTATCTCGGATTCGAAATATCTCCAAGGTACAATTTGGGCGTTTCGACCTTTACCCCTGGTACTTTTCACCTTATCCCGAAATCTTCAGTCAGGAGGATGTGATTTTCATTTGCGAATTCTGTCTGAGTTATTatggagatgagaaggccTTTACGCGGCATCGACGAAAGTGCACACTACAACATCCACCTGGAAACGAGCTTTACCGGAACGAGGATATATCATTCTTTGAAATCGATGGTCGACGACAACGAACGTGGTGCCGTAACCTCTGCTTGCTGTCCAAGATGTTTCTTGACCACAAGACACTGTACTATGATGTGGATCCCTTCCTATTCTATGTTATGACTGCGCGAACCGAAAAGGGATGCCATTTAGTGGGATATTTCtccaaggaaaaagagagTGCGGACGGATACAATGTTGCTTGCATTCTAACTATGCCGCAATATCAGCGCAAAGGCTATGGTCGACTTCTGATTCAGTTCTCTTATGAGCTTTCTCGCATTGAGGGAAAGCTCGGCTCTCCAGAAAAGCCATTGTCAGATCTGGGTTTGCTGAGTTACCGACAGTACTGGTCAGAGAACATTCTGGAGCTGCTTATGGGATACAATGAGCGTGAAGAGAAGGTCACGATTGAGGCAATATCAACAGCGCTGGCTATGACAACGCAGGACGTGGAGCATACCTTGCAAGCTCTCAGAATGCAGGTATACCACAAGAGCGACCACAAGATTGTGATTCCTGAGAAGCTGATCCAGCAACGGGAGAAGAccaagttgaagaggaaacGAACAGTGGATCCAACCAAAATTCAATGGAAGCCCCCAGTGTTCACAGCTTCAAGCCGAACATGGGGTTGGTAA
- a CDS encoding RNA exonuclease 4, translated as MAALSSNWKKLQAKLKEESASKPSLKRKSETLTTNPPPKKSKVQKSLPNPSRRPTKAAQTTAKKPMGGVHSSKIEESVPGTSTSLALWAEDNDVSAEALAEAYSLGAKDNSMMLASTKDKINHGLTEGIEVGKYIAIDCEMVGVGPGGHESALARVSIVDFHGVQIYDSYVKPKEKVTNWRTAVSGIDQKKMRFARDFEEVQAEIDKLLLGRILIGHDLKHDLDALILSHPGKDIRDTAKFSGFKKYGNGRKPALRVLAQKILGVEIQGGAHSSIEDARATMLLFRKHKQGFDVDHANRYAPKPASGGQKGAKSKKKRK; from the coding sequence atggcggcgcTTTCTTCCAACTGGAAGAAGCTCCAGGCAAAACTCAAGGAAGAGTCCGCATCAAAGCCATCTCTCAAGCGCAAATCAGAGACCTTAACAACGAATCCACCACCTAAAAAGTCTAAGGTGCAAAAGTCCCTCCCAAACccgtcaagaagaccaacaAAAGCAGCTCAAACGACAGCCAAAAAGCCAATGGGTGGTGTTCACAGTTCGAAAATTGAGGAGTCAGTACCTGGGACCTCAACATCTCTTGCACTATGGGCAGAAGACAATGATGTGTCTGCAGAAGCCCTGGCAGAGGCATACAGTCTGGGCGCAAAGGACAATTCGATGATGCTCGCCTCCACAAAGGACAAAATCAACCATGGACTCACAGAAGGGATCGAGGTTGGAAAATACATTGCAATCGATTGCGAAATGGTTGGCGTGGGGCCAGGCGGTCATGAATCAGCTCTCGCTCGTGTGAGCATTGTCGATTTTCATGGTGTGCAGATTTACGACTCTTATGTGAAACCTAAAGAGAAGGTTACAAATTGGAGGACAGCGGTCAGTGGAATTGAccaaaagaagatgagatttGCAAGGGattttgaagaagttcagGCAGAGAtcgacaagcttctcctAGGCCGAATATTGATTGGACATGATCTCAAGCATGACCTAGACGCCCTCATTCTCAGCCACCCTGGAAAAGACATCCGCGATACCGCCAAATTCTCAGGTTTCAAGAAatatggaaatggaagaaagCCAGCACTGCGGGTTCTCGCTCAAAAGATTCTGGGCGTTGAGATACAGGGAGGCGCACATTCTAGTATTGAAGATGCGCGAGCTACCATGTTGCTGTTTCGCAAGCACAAGCAAGGGTTTGACGTTGATCACGCAAATCGATATGCGCCGAAACCAGCATCAGGCGGCCAAAAAGGCGCCAAatcgaaaaagaagagaaagtga
- a CDS encoding acetyl-CoA acyltransferase gives MAAERIGSIIKHLAPGSALNSIQAKNPDDIVITFAARTPLTKAKKGGFKDTSLEYMVYALLKEVRKRSNLDPALVEDICLGNVSDAKAAYKVRASALAAGFPNTAGASSVNRFCSSGLKATADIAHSILNGSIEIGIAMGAEQMTIGGDALEKPFDEAVTSQSQESVDCMQPMGWTSENVSKDFGVTRDVMDKYAAESFQKAEAAQKAGLFADEIVPITTKVKGPDGQEKEVTLTQDEGIRPGTTAESLGKIRSAFPQWGGATTGGNASQLTDGAAAVLLMKRSTAIKLGQPIMAKYVGSTVAGLAPRIMGIGPSIAIPKLLAQHNISLDDIDIVEINEAFASMAVYCQDKLGLTSDKLNPRGGAIALGHPLGATGARQIVTGLSECRRRKKKMLLTSMCIGTGQGMAGLFVNEQV, from the exons ATGGCCGCTGAACGTATTggttccatcatcaagcacCTGGCCCCTGGGTCGGCGCTCAACAGCAT TCAAGCGAAGAACCCCGATGACATTGTCATCACCTTCGCTGCCCGAACCCCTCTcacaaaggccaagaagggtgGTTTCAAGGATACTTCTCTCGAATACATGGTGTATGCTCTGCTCAAGGAGGTTCGGAAACGATCAAACCTCGACCCTGCCCTTGTTGAGGATATCTGCCTTGGAAAC GTCTCCGATGCCAAGGCTGCCTACAAGGTTCGCGCCTctgctctcgctgctggCTTCCCCAACACCGCTGGTGCTTCTTCCGTCAACCGATTCTGCTCTTCTGGTCTCAAGGCCACCGCCGATATCGCCCACTCCATTCTCAATGGCTCCATTGAGATCGGTATCGCTATGGGCGCTGAACAAATGACCATTGGTGGCGATGCGCTCGAGAAGCCCTTCGACGAGGCTGTTACATCACAAAGCCAGGAGTCTGTGGATTGCATGCAGCCCATGGGTTGGACCAGCGAGAATGTCAGCAAGGACTTTGGCGTCACTCGCGATGTCATGGACAAGTATGCGGCTGAGAGTTTCCAAAAGGCTGAGGCGGCGCAAAAGGCTGGTTTGTTCGCCGATGAGATCGTCcccatcaccaccaaggtcaagggcCCCGATGGTCAGGAGAAGGAGGTTACTCTTACCCAGGATGAGGGTATCCGACCAGGCACTACCGCTGAGAGCCTCGGCAAGATTCGATCTGCTTTCCCTCAATGGGGTGGAGCTACAACTGGAGGCAATGCCAGCCAGCTCACTGACGGAG CTGCCGCTgtgttgctgatgaagcgATCTACAGCTATCAAGCTGGGCCAGCCTATCATGGCCAAGTACGTCGGTTCTACTGTGGCTGGCCTCGCGCCTCGCATCATGGGCATTGGTCCTAGCATTGCCAtccccaagcttcttgcccaGCACAACATCTCTCTCGATGATATTGACATTGTTGAGATCAACGAGGCCTTTGCCTCGATGGCCGTTTACTGTCAAGACAAGCTTGGTTTGACATCAGACAAGCTCAACCCTCGTGGAGGAGCTATCGCTCTTGGTCACCCACTGGGCGCTACAGGTGCTCGACAGATCGTTACAGGACTTTCTGAGTGCAGGCggcgaaagaagaagatgctgttgaccAGCATGTGCATTGGCACAGGCCAGGGCATGGCTGGCCTGTTTGTCAACGAGCAGGTCTAA